In Denticeps clupeoides chromosome 1, fDenClu1.1, whole genome shotgun sequence, a single window of DNA contains:
- the crip1 gene encoding cysteine-rich protein 1, giving the protein MPKCPKCQKEVYFAERVTSLGKDWHKPCLKCEKCNKTLSAGSHAEHDGKPYCNNPCYSALFGPKGFGRGGTESHTFK; this is encoded by the exons ATGCCCAAGTGCCCGAAGTGCCAGAAGGAAGTTTACTTCG cGGAGAGGGTGACCTCCCTGGGGAAGGACTGGCACAAACCGTGTCTCAAGTGTGAGAAATGCAACAAAACCCTGTCAGCAGGGTCACATGCTGAG CATGATGGGAAGCCGTACTGCAACAACCCCTGCTACTCGGCGCTCTTCGGCCCTAAGG GATTCGGTCGTGGAGGAACCGAGAGCCACACCTTCAAATAG